The following coding sequences are from one bacterium window:
- a CDS encoding transposase, whose amino-acid sequence MGKTRRGFSDEFKREAVRLAYERGRRLSDVARELDVRPDLIRRWRKKLSGGQEGRAPTTEEQEIRRLQGELSRVREERDILKKALAIFSDRRQ is encoded by the coding sequence ATGGGCAAGACGAGACGGGGCTTTAGTGACGAGTTCAAGCGCGAGGCGGTTCGTCTGGCGTACGAGCGCGGCCGCCGCCTGAGCGATGTAGCCCGGGAGCTGGACGTGCGTCCGGATCTGATCCGGCGGTGGCGCAAGAAGCTGAGCGGGGGTCAGGAGGGGCGTGCGCCGACGACAGAAGAGCAGGAGATTCGTCGTTTGCAGGGGGAGTTGTCGCGGGTTCGCGAGGAGCGCGACATTCTAAAAAAAGCGTTGGCGATCTTCTCGGATCGGCGGCAGTGA